The nucleotide window TGGAACGCGACACCTCACGGTGGTATGATTCGGAAGCGTCCAGTAGCAGCAACGTATGTCCGGTGGGAGCGGTGTCGATTACCACGAAGCGATCGGTACCCTGGTCTACGATTTTGGCAAAAGCCCGGAATACAGCAATCTCTTCCGTACAGGGTGAGCGCAGGTCTTCTTCCATCAGCGCCCGGGCTTCATCATCCAGACTCGTCCCGGCAGTTGCGAGGACTTCGTTGCGGTAGGCCTCGGTTTCCGCTTCCGGGTCAATACGGCTGACCTGCATTTCCGCCGCTGCTTCACCGAGGGTTAGGGCAACATGAGCAGCCGGATCGGTGGTGGTTAGATGCACCTTTTTGCCACGGCCAGCTAAAGCGGTTGCAATGTTCACTGCAAGGGTGGTTTTCCCGACCCCCCCTTTCCCCATGGTCATAATCACTCCGCCGGGCATGGATGCCAGCATATCGAGAAGATTGTTCAGTGGTGCCGGCAAAGTAGTTGAGTGCCCAACGCTTCTGGTTGAC belongs to Geobacter sp. SVR and includes:
- a CDS encoding ArsA-related P-loop ATPase codes for the protein MKALAEIPQALTLLPRTELPLRGTELVGIPALRAFFSTESGVPSTRSVGHSTTLPAPLNNLLDMLASMPGGVIMTMGKGGVGKTTLAVNIATALAGRGKKVHLTTTDPAAHVALTLGEAAAEMQVSRIDPEAETEAYRNEVLATAGTSLDDEARALMEEDLRSPCTEEIAVFRAFAKIVDQGTDRFVVIDTAPTGHTLLLLDASESYHREVSRSMSDIPEAVRQLLPRLRDPVFTKVFLVTLPEATPVHEALALQQDLRRAGIEPAGWIINQSLAPLAVTDPILDQRRVREFRYIDEVVHEGLPTFLIPWQ